From Toxorhynchites rutilus septentrionalis strain SRP chromosome 2, ASM2978413v1, whole genome shotgun sequence, a single genomic window includes:
- the LOC129771005 gene encoding facilitated trehalose transporter Tret1-like yields the protein MATNSTNVGLSQYRNEYLAAIAATISLLAIVASAGRTSPAIPALEKEDSPIPITANQGSWIVSIPPIGAFFGPIITGLAVDRYGPKRTLLFSVTPLAIGWILIIFASNVETLYAARFLQGISYGTVYSTIPIYLGEISSNAIRGSTGVLVIVMANSAYVLEYSVGPYVDFRSLAWISLALPVIFFVLFIWTPESPYHLLAHGRNKEALSTLCWLRRSDESSDQLEKEFTQMKALILETKNDNNSSKNLFLRRNRKSLGIMLLLSCGIQLTGIAAILGYAQTIFSKLDMDLDAAELSIILASVQLITVFIPTFLVDRAGRRPLLLISAGGSSLALITCSIYFTFDAHGYRTEPLSWVPFVSILGFIVSFALGLATVPYAILSEIFIKNIKAIANALFAMITSVVVFVVIKLFQIISDSAGTYVSFWIFSGCTVCTGVLIHVLIPETKGKSFEEIQKIMTDKLPSNE from the exons ATGGCCACAAATTCGACCAATGTAGGCTTATCTCAGTATCGTAATGAATATCTCGCGGCGATTGCTG CTACTATTTCTTTGTTGGCGATTGTCGCTTCAGCAGGTAGGACATCTCCAGCAATTCCAGCTCTCGAGAAGGAAGATTCTCCTATTCCTATTACCGCAAATCAAGGATCATGGATTGTGTCGATCCCTCCGATAGGTGCATTCTTTGGTCCGATAATTACAGGTCTGGCAGTTGATCGATATGGACCGAAGCGAACACTTCTGTTTTCAGTGACACCGCTGGCCATCGGGTGGATTTTAATCATATTTGCCAGTAATGTTGAGACCCTCTACGCCGCTCGTTTCCTACAAGGAATCTCTTACGGCACTGTTTACTCGACCATACCTATTTATTTAGGCGAAATATCTTCGAATGCTATTCGTGGTTCCACTGGAGTGCTTGTTATCGTGATGGCTAATTCCGCATATGTATTGGAATATAGCGTTGGACCTTACGTGGATTTTCGATCACTCGCTTGGATTTCACTCGCATTGCCAGTcatattcttcgttttattcATTTGGACACCAGAATCACCCTACCACCTACTGGCTCACGGTCGTAATAAAGAAGCTTTGAGCACACTCTGTTGGTTGCGCCGATCAGATGAATCTTCAGATCAACTAGAAAAGGAATTCACGCAGATGAAAGCTCTGATTCTGGAAACCAAAAACGATAACAATTCGTCGAAAAACCTTTTCTTGAGAAGGAACAGAAAGAGTTTGGGAATCATGTTGCTATTATCCTGTGGAATTCAGCTGACTGGTATAGCTGCTATCTTAGGATAtgcgcaaacaattttttctaaattaGATATGGACTTGGATGCAGCAGAGTTATCAATTATTCTGGCCTCGGTCCAACTAATTACCGTTTTCATTCCAACGTTCCTCGTTGACAGAGCTGGACGACGACCGCTGTTACTCATATCTGCTGGAGGTTCCTCACTTGCGCTAATAACGTGTAGTATCTACTTCACCTTCGATGCTCATGGTTATCGAACGGAGCCCCTTAGTTGGGTTCCCTTCGTGAGCATTTTGGGATTCATTGTATCGTTTGCACTTGGTTTAGCGACGGTGCCATATGCCATTCTAAGcgaaatatttattaaaaatatcaaagcGATAGCGAATGCACTATTTGCCATGATAACATCGGTGGTGGTTTTTGTGGTCATAAAATTGTTCCAGATAATTTCGGATAGTGCAGGAACATATGTTTCATTTTGGATATTCAGCGGTTGCACTGTCTGCACGGGTGTGTTGATACATGTTTTAATACCGGAAACAAAAGGAAAGTCATTCGAAGAGATTCAGAAGATCATGACGGATAAGCTTCCATCAAATGAGTAG
- the LOC129769981 gene encoding TM2 domain-containing protein CG10795, with product MKSPWCSSAIVLLVAYVPISFEVEMDCSDLRMGQFICPDPSIRHIDPKTQQLKGCTKENRARMWCIAAEGIVCSETKNSSFTREVPCKWTNGYHFDTALLLSVFLGMFGADRFYLGYPAIGLLKFCTLGFMFLGQLVDVILIATQVVGPADGSSYVIPFYGPGITVVRSDNWTYRLPQDNW from the exons ATGAAATCGCCTTGGTGCAGCTCCGCAATTGTACTGTTAGTCGCATACGTACCGATCAGTTTTGAGGTAGAAATGGATTGCTCGGACCTACGGATGGGACAATTTATCTGTCCAGATCCTAGTATACGACACATCGATCCTAAAACGCAACAGTTAAAGGGGTGTACCAAGGAGAACAGGGCCCGCATGTGGTGTATAGCTGCTGAGGGAATTGTCTGCAGCGAAACCAAGAACTCGAGCTTCACCCGGGAGGTGCCGTGCAAGTGGAC aAATGGTTACCACTTCGACACGGCTCTCCTGCTCTCAGTATTCCTAGGGATGTTTGGTGCAGATCGGTTCTATCTAGGCTATCCCGCCATTGGTTTGCTCAAATTTTGCACCCTAGGTTTCATGTTCCTCGGTCAGCTGGTGGATGTCATTCTGATAGCCACACAAGTTGTTGGCCCAGCGGATGGATCATCGTATGTTATTCCCTTTTACGGTCCTGGCATTACGGTAGTCCGCAGTGATAATTGGACCTATCGATTACCCCAGGATAATTGGTGA